caAACAGAAACATACTAAttgaattgaagaaaagaaaatgcaTTTAAGAATTCCAAATAAAACAAGTATTGATGAAGCGGATGATGATTCATTGTCAGCTCTCTCATCGCTTGTTTCCATCAACAGTGAAGAAGGTACCTCACTTTCAAAGATAAAGTCAAATGTTTCAGATATAATACAAGAACAGCATATTGGTAATATCGACGATATAGACGATAAAGATAACGAAACCGTGGACACTGACTTGAAAGATAATAGATTAAAAAAGAGAGATCGTTTTATGAAAAAATCTACACCATATTCTGCTGATTTTAAACCATTGATGTTCAAGATGAAGGTTccagaaaataatgaaaatgacaGACAATCTCCAAacaaaaattcatttaaaacaatgaaaaaagaacTAAATAAGGATTTCAAAGCATCAGATAATATCGTTCATAAAGATTTGATTAATATAAGAGAAAGACTGATAAACTTGCCAATAGACGGATCATCGTTATTTAACACTATTGATGAAGACCAACTCTCTAAATATCTACAAAACCCGACGTATATCAAGTTGTAtagaaagagaaaagatATGACAAGGTTTAATAGAATGTTTATGGCACAAGAACTACGAATTGAAAAAACGAACAATACAACAATATCTAGTGCAAAGGATGAAAATGGAGATAGAAGTGATCTTAGTGATACTATAACACCAACAAAATCGTCAAATTCCAATGGAAATGTTAAAACGGTAGATGTTTCAAAATCCATTTGGGTAACCAAATTTAGTTTAGACGGGAAATACATGGCTACCGCGGGTAAAGACGGAAATTTAAGAATTTGGAAAGTCATTAGCTCATTGTTGGAGAGGTGGGACTCTGCTAAAGATGATAGCTCTAGGAATACAGAGGTGACGAAAACTTTAACAGATGGTAGAAGTAGAAAAAATAGCATCATCAGCCCAATTAAAAGTAATACATATTCTGATGCAGGAAGTTCCctgaataattttgaacAGGACTTTAAACAATTCCTTGATCTGGGAGAACGTAAATCAAGAAATAATGACGACGATAGTACTTCAAACGTTGGAAGTGATTACAATGATAACAGTACTCTGTATAATAATTCTACTTTCACATCTAACGTCAAATCTAACTCTAGGCTAGAGTCTGCAGATCAGAATAGTAATTCAGGCTCAACAATGAATCTGTTTGCACCGGTTTTTAAACCTCGTCCAGTGAAGGTATTTCAGGAGCACAcaaatgatattttggATCTTGATTGGTCTCGAAATGGTTTCATTTTAACATCATCGATTGATAAAACGGTAAAATTATGGCACACAGACAAAAACAAATCTCTAAGAACCTTCTCGCATCCGGATTTTGTAACAACAGTGAAATTCCATCCTATAGATGATAGATTCTTCATAAGTGGCTGCATAGATCAGAAATGTAGACTGTGGTCCATTTTAGATGAACAGGTAAGTTATGAGTATCATTGCCAAGATTTAATTACTACTTTGACCGTCTCATTAGATGGTAAGTTTACAATAGTTGGTACTTTAAATGGTTATATTCACGTTCTCGAGACTGAGGGATTGAAGTTCCATTCTGCATTTCACGTCAGACAAAGAGTAGCGTTACAAAACTTAGAGAATCCCGGCGAGCCTCctctaataaaaaatagGTTACTAGGTCCACGTATTACTGGCCTTCAGTGTATAATGCCAGAAAATACTGATAATTTGAGAATTCTTGCAACTTGTGATGATTCTAAGATAAGAATAATTCAGCTGTCTGATAAAACTTTGcttgaatatttaaagggTTTCCAAAGTAAAACAAGTCAGCACCATGCTCAATTATCGATGCTCTCAGGTGAACCAGTCGTAATTAGTAGTAGTGATGATCATTGGGTCTACTTTTGGACTTTACAATCTAATAGTGACGAAGCTCACAGGAAGAGCATTCCAAGGACCGGTATTCATAGATCTTTAAGTTTCAAATCACTAATTGGCAAGACATTATCCTCTAGACAAAAGAAAGGAAGACCAAGAGCAGATTCAGATAGTAGATGCCATCACTTACATTTGCCAAATCTTTTACGTTGCAATAAGATTATTAGGAATTCAGCATATATTGCATTCCATGCACACACAAATCCTATTACAACAGCAGTGCTTGCACCACCTGAGACGGCGAAAATTCTATCGTTATCCAATGATTTAATATGTGAATTATCATCCGAATATTTTATGGAGACAGAGAATAAGAT
The window above is part of the Tetrapisispora phaffii CBS 4417 chromosome 7, complete genome genome. Proteins encoded here:
- the TPHA0G02500 gene encoding WD40 repeat domain-containing protein (similar to Saccharomyces cerevisiae YKL121W and YMR102C; ancestral locus Anc_2.450) codes for the protein MHLRIPNKTSIDEADDDSLSALSSLVSINSEEGTSLSKIKSNVSDIIQEQHIGNIDDIDDKDNETVDTDLKDNRLKKRDRFMKKSTPYSADFKPLMFKMKVPENNENDRQSPNKNSFKTMKKELNKDFKASDNIVHKDLINIRERLINLPIDGSSLFNTIDEDQLSKYLQNPTYIKLYRKRKDMTRFNRMFMAQELRIEKTNNTTISSAKDENGDRSDLSDTITPTKSSNSNGNVKTVDVSKSIWVTKFSLDGKYMATAGKDGNLRIWKVISSLLERWDSAKDDSSRNTEVTKTLTDGRSRKNSIISPIKSNTYSDAGSSLNNFEQDFKQFLDLGERKSRNNDDDSTSNVGSDYNDNSTLYNNSTFTSNVKSNSRLESADQNSNSGSTMNLFAPVFKPRPVKVFQEHTNDILDLDWSRNGFILTSSIDKTVKLWHTDKNKSLRTFSHPDFVTTVKFHPIDDRFFISGCIDQKCRLWSILDEQVSYEYHCQDLITTLTVSLDGKFTIVGTLNGYIHVLETEGLKFHSAFHVRQRVALQNLENPGEPPLIKNRLLGPRITGLQCIMPENTDNLRILATCDDSKIRIIQLSDKTLLEYLKGFQSKTSQHHAQLSMLSGEPVVISSSDDHWVYFWTLQSNSDEAHRKSIPRTGIHRSLSFKSLIGKTLSSRQKKGRPRADSDSRCHHLHLPNLLRCNKIIRNSAYIAFHAHTNPITTAVLAPPETAKILSLSNDLICELSSEYFMETENKIQESLTNSTLSDSSSDVQNIKLQNKKVNRELDKSFNLKTHSTLPNMIDVVGTIIVSTDTSGNIRVFRVDMPSRIRKMALQKLKDRKRKEGLSSITPTPSDMSTNATHNDSEKPCLSSVKFDSLYGSLRYSGYSMPESSSSNNTENEGNNSGTVIPSLPNDSQCSVCNGTKFELRKDIEMGPNMPSYYCTECGTVYNNFR